The Vibrio sp. SNU_ST1 genome has a segment encoding these proteins:
- a CDS encoding MgtC/SapB family protein, translated as MSQFIEQALNLAPFSWAGLAACMLCGSLIGIERQTRGKPVGIRTSILIISGTYFFLTMAISLSPNTLDQARVLGQIITGVGFLGAGVMMTLDGKIHGVTSAAIIWVLAALGMMIALGHLSQSVIITLMALLILLGVDKVENSFQSLRRGVHQKWMRKARVKK; from the coding sequence ATGTCACAATTTATAGAACAAGCTCTCAACCTTGCCCCCTTTAGCTGGGCAGGCCTCGCAGCATGCATGTTGTGTGGTTCTTTAATCGGAATCGAAAGGCAAACACGCGGTAAACCCGTCGGAATACGGACATCGATCCTTATAATTAGCGGTACTTACTTCTTCCTCACCATGGCGATTAGCCTATCCCCCAACACACTCGATCAAGCTCGTGTACTTGGTCAGATAATTACGGGGGTTGGATTCCTTGGTGCTGGGGTAATGATGACATTGGATGGAAAGATTCATGGTGTCACGTCAGCGGCGATTATCTGGGTACTCGCTGCATTAGGTATGATGATCGCACTTGGCCACCTTTCGCAGTCGGTTATTATCACGCTAATGGCGTTACTTATTTTGCTTGGTGTCGACAAAGTAGAAAACAGCTTCCAAAGCTTACGCCGTGGTGTTCATCAGAAGTGGATGAGAAAAGCCCGCGTGAAGAAGTAA